Proteins from a genomic interval of Panthera uncia isolate 11264 chromosome C1 unlocalized genomic scaffold, Puncia_PCG_1.0 HiC_scaffold_4, whole genome shotgun sequence:
- the CAP1 gene encoding adenylyl cyclase-associated protein 1 isoform X1 has translation MADMQNLVERLERAVGRLEAVSHASDMHCGYGDSAPKGAAPYVQAFDSLLTGPVAEYLKISKEIGGDVQKHAEMVHTGLKLERALLVTASQCQQPAGNKLSDLLAPISEQIQEVVTFREKNRGSKLFNHLSAVSESIQALGWVAVAPKPGPYVKEMNDAAMFYTNRVLKEYKDVDKKHVDWVKAYLSIWTELQAYIKEFHTTGLAWSKTGPVAKELSGLPSGPSAGSGPPPPPPGPPPPPVPTSSGSDESASRSALFAQINQGESITHALKHVSDDMKTHKNPALKAQSGPVRSGPKPFSAPKPGVSPSPKPTTKKEPPVLELEGKKWRVENQENVSNLVIDDTELKQVAYIYKCVNTTLQIKGKINSITVDNCKKLGLVFDDVVGIVEIINSRDVKVQVMGKVPTISINKTDGCHVYLSKNSLDCEIVSAKSSEMNVLIPTEGGDFNEFPVPEQFKTLWNGQKLVTTVTEIAG, from the exons ATGGCTGACATGCAAAATCTGGTAGAAAGATTGGAGAGGGCAGTGGGCCGCCTGGAGGCAGTATCCCATGCCTCTGACATGCACTGTGGCTATGGAGACAGTGCTCCAAAAG GAGCAGCTCCATATGTGCAGGCATTTGACTCACTGCTTACCGGTCCTGTGGCAGAGTACCTGAAGATCAGTAAAGAGATTGGGGGAGATGTGCAGAAACAT GCGGAGATGGTTCACACGGGCCTGAAGTTGGAGCGAGCTCTCTTGGTTACAGCCTCTCAGTGTCAGCAGCCAGCAGGC AATAAACTTTCGGATTTGTTGGCACCCATCTCCGAGCAGATCCAAGAAGTGGTAACCTTCCGGGAGAAGAACCGAGGCAGCAAGTTGTTCAACCACCTGTCAGCTGTCAGCGAAAGTATCCAGGCCCTGGGTTGGGTGGCTGTG GCTCCCAAGCCTGGTCCCTATGTGAAAGAAATGAATGACGCTGCCATGTTTTATACAAACCGAGTCCTCAAGGAATACAAAGATGT TGATAAGAAGCACGTGGACTGGGTCAAAGCTTACTTGAGTATATGGACAGAGCTACAGGCTTACATTAAGGAGTTCCATACCACTGGACTGGCCTGGAGCAAAACG GGGCCTGTGGCAAAAGAACTGAGTGGATTGCCATCTGGACCTTCTGCTGGATCgggtcctcctcctcccccaccaggcCCACCTCCCCCACCAGTCCCCACCAGTTCTGGCTCAGATGAGTCTGCTTCCCGCTCAGCACTGTTTGCGCAGATTAATCAGGGGGAGAGCATCACACATG CCCTGAAACATGTATCTGATGACATGAAGACTCACAAGAACCCTGCCCTGAAGGCTCAGAGTGGTCCAGTACGAAGTGGCCCCAAACCATTCTCTGCACCTAAACCAGGAGTCAGCCCGTCCCCCAAACCCACCACAAAGAAGGAGCCACCTGTACTTGAACTGGAGGGCAAGAAGTGGAGAGTG GAAAATCAGGAGAATGTTTCCAACCTGGTAATTGATGACACAGAGCTGAAACAGGTGGCTTACATATACAAGTGTGTCAATACAACATTGCAAATCAAGGGCAAAATTAACTCCATTACAGTAG ATAACTGTAAGAAACTCGGTCTGGTGTTCGATGACGTGGTGGGCATTGTGGAGATAATCAATAGTAGAGATGTCAAAGTTCAG GTAATGGGTAAAGTGCCAACCATTTCCATCAACAAAACAGATGGCTGCCATGTTTACCTGAGCAAGAATTCCCTGGACTGCGAGATAGTCAGTGCCAAATCTTCTGAGATGAATGTCCTCATTCCTACAGAAGGCGGTGACTTT aatgaattccCAGTCCCTGAGCAGTTCAAGACCCTATGGAACGGGCAGAAGTTGGTCACCACAGTGACAGAAATTGCTGGATAA
- the CAP1 gene encoding adenylyl cyclase-associated protein 1 isoform X2: MADMQNLVERLERAVGRLEAVSHASDMHCGYGDSAPKAGAAPYVQAFDSLLTGPVAEYLKISKEIGGDVQKHAEMVHTGLKLERALLVTASQCQQPAGNKLSDLLAPISEQIQEVVTFREKNRGSKLFNHLSAVSESIQALGWVAVAPKPGPYVKEMNDAAMFYTNRVLKEYKDVDKKHVDWVKAYLSIWTELQAYIKEFHTTGLAWSKTGPVAKELSGLPSGPSAGSGPPPPPPGPPPPPVPTSSGSDESASRSALFAQINQGESITHALKHVSDDMKTHKNPALKAQSGPVRSGPKPFSAPKPGVSPSPKPTTKKEPPVLELEGKKWRVENQENVSNLVIDDTELKQVAYIYKCVNTTLQIKGKINSITVDNCKKLGLVFDDVVGIVEIINSRDVKVQVMGKVPTISINKTDGCHVYLSKNSLDCEIVSAKSSEMNVLIPTEGGDFNEFPVPEQFKTLWNGQKLVTTVTEIAG, from the exons ATGGCTGACATGCAAAATCTGGTAGAAAGATTGGAGAGGGCAGTGGGCCGCCTGGAGGCAGTATCCCATGCCTCTGACATGCACTGTGGCTATGGAGACAGTGCTCCAAAAG CAGGAGCAGCTCCATATGTGCAGGCATTTGACTCACTGCTTACCGGTCCTGTGGCAGAGTACCTGAAGATCAGTAAAGAGATTGGGGGAGATGTGCAGAAACAT GCGGAGATGGTTCACACGGGCCTGAAGTTGGAGCGAGCTCTCTTGGTTACAGCCTCTCAGTGTCAGCAGCCAGCAGGC AATAAACTTTCGGATTTGTTGGCACCCATCTCCGAGCAGATCCAAGAAGTGGTAACCTTCCGGGAGAAGAACCGAGGCAGCAAGTTGTTCAACCACCTGTCAGCTGTCAGCGAAAGTATCCAGGCCCTGGGTTGGGTGGCTGTG GCTCCCAAGCCTGGTCCCTATGTGAAAGAAATGAATGACGCTGCCATGTTTTATACAAACCGAGTCCTCAAGGAATACAAAGATGT TGATAAGAAGCACGTGGACTGGGTCAAAGCTTACTTGAGTATATGGACAGAGCTACAGGCTTACATTAAGGAGTTCCATACCACTGGACTGGCCTGGAGCAAAACG GGGCCTGTGGCAAAAGAACTGAGTGGATTGCCATCTGGACCTTCTGCTGGATCgggtcctcctcctcccccaccaggcCCACCTCCCCCACCAGTCCCCACCAGTTCTGGCTCAGATGAGTCTGCTTCCCGCTCAGCACTGTTTGCGCAGATTAATCAGGGGGAGAGCATCACACATG CCCTGAAACATGTATCTGATGACATGAAGACTCACAAGAACCCTGCCCTGAAGGCTCAGAGTGGTCCAGTACGAAGTGGCCCCAAACCATTCTCTGCACCTAAACCAGGAGTCAGCCCGTCCCCCAAACCCACCACAAAGAAGGAGCCACCTGTACTTGAACTGGAGGGCAAGAAGTGGAGAGTG GAAAATCAGGAGAATGTTTCCAACCTGGTAATTGATGACACAGAGCTGAAACAGGTGGCTTACATATACAAGTGTGTCAATACAACATTGCAAATCAAGGGCAAAATTAACTCCATTACAGTAG ATAACTGTAAGAAACTCGGTCTGGTGTTCGATGACGTGGTGGGCATTGTGGAGATAATCAATAGTAGAGATGTCAAAGTTCAG GTAATGGGTAAAGTGCCAACCATTTCCATCAACAAAACAGATGGCTGCCATGTTTACCTGAGCAAGAATTCCCTGGACTGCGAGATAGTCAGTGCCAAATCTTCTGAGATGAATGTCCTCATTCCTACAGAAGGCGGTGACTTT aatgaattccCAGTCCCTGAGCAGTTCAAGACCCTATGGAACGGGCAGAAGTTGGTCACCACAGTGACAGAAATTGCTGGATAA